The Syntrophobotulus glycolicus DSM 8271 DNA window CAACATCGACACAAGGCTGTAAAGTATATTAGGTTTGTGGGTGGTAGGCATGGATAATATTATTCGGATTGAAAACCTTGTATTTGAGTACATAGGCGAAGAAGAAAATAACTTGAGAGCCATTGACAATGTCAGCATTGATATCAAAAAAGGGGAATTTGTGGCGATACTTGGGCAGAATGGGTCAGGCAAATCGACTATAGCAAGAAACATGAACGCATTGCTTCTGCCCAGCGGCGGTAAGGTATATGTAAAAGGGCTTGACATTACAAACCGGAGTAAGCTGTGGGAGATCAGACAAGCTGCCGGAATGGTGTTTCAAGACCCGACCAGCCAATTGGTGTCCACGTGTGTGGAGGATGATGTTGCTTTTGGCCCTGAAAATCTCGGCATCAAGCCGTCGGAAATCAGGGAAAGAGTCAATGAAGCACTTAAGTTAGTCAATATGGAAAATCATAAAAAAAGGGCTCCGCAGTTATTATCCGGCGGTCAGAAGCAAAAGGTGGCAATAGCAGGTGTTATTGCCATGAAACCGGATTGCATTATTTTTGATGAGTCCACAGCTATGTTGGATCCTCAGGGAAAAAAAGATGTTATGAATATTATAACAAAGCTGAATAAAGAAGAAGGGATCACTGTGGTTTTAATCACTCATTTCATGGATGAAGCTGTCTTGGCAGATAGATTGATTATTATGGATAGAGGGACTGTTCAGCTTGATGGGACGCCTAAGGATATATTTACCCAGGTGGACAAAGTAAAGGAATTTGGACTGGAGATTCCTTTGGCAGCAGAACTGACACAGCGATTGCACAAGAGAGGGGTCAATATACCGGCAGATATTATTAGTATTGATGAGATGGTGAATTTTTTATGTCAATAAAAGTTGAAAATTTATCGCATGTATATGCTGAGGGAACTCCAAATGAGACAGTGGCATTGGATTGTGTAAGTTTTGAAATATCTGATAATGAATTTGTTGGTATTATTGGGCATACCGGATCAAGTAAATCTACACTCATTCAGCATATTAACGGTTTGCTGAAGCCTAAATCCGGGAGAATTGTAATAAACGATATTGATATTTTCGACAAGGGCGTAGTTATTAACGACATAAGGCGAAAAATAGGTTTAGTATTCCAATTTCCGGAGTATCAACTATTTGCGGATACTGTTTATCATGACATAGCCTTTGGCCCTCAAAACCTGGGGCTTTCGGAAGCGGAAACAGAAAATAGAGTGAAGGAAGCCATTTCGCTTGTAGCCCTTGATTATGAAGAGATTAAAGACCGATCACCATTTGAATTAAGCGGGGGACAGAAGAGGAAGGTGGCAATTGCCGGTGTCATAGCAATGAAGCCGGAAATTCTTATCCTTGATGAACCAACAGCAGGTCTTGATCCCAAAGCACATAAAGAAATACTTCAAATGCTTAAACAAGTTCATGTCGCAGAGAAGAATATAACCATTTTGGTTTCGCACAATATGGGGGATGTGGCCGAGTTTGCTGATAAAATCATTGTGATGGATAAAGGAAAGGTTGCATTGACAGGCTCACCAAGCGAAGTTTACCAGGAAGCTGACCTGATTGAGAGTATAGGTCTGGGGCTTCCGCCCGCGATGGTTCTATTAAGGAAATTAAAGAAAAGAGGAAAAAACGTCAATACAAGTGCTATGACAGTAGATGATGTGGAAAAAGAGTTATTCCAATTGTTAAGGAGTAATTAAAATGCAGAATATTACTTTAGGGCAATACTATCCAACGGATTCCTTTATTCATGAGTTGGATCCAAGAACAAAAATTATATCTATCTTGATGTATATTGCAGGGTTGTTTTTTATAAACAGCTTTAGCGGTTATATTACAGCTGTGGCATTTCTCATTCTTATTATATTAGCTTCTAAAATCCCTGTGAAATCTATTATTGATGGGTTTAAGCCACTTGTGCTGGTGATTGTTCTAACTTTAGGCAGCAATATATTCATGACGAATGGAAGCATAGTTCTCTTTCAAATCGGGTTTATCAAAGTAACACAAGAAGGAATAGTGCGTACTCTTTTCGTTGGCATCAGATTACTCCTGCTAATTATAGGGTCAATAATGTTGACTTTGACAACAAAGCCAATAAAACTAACGGACGGATTGGAAAAACTGCTAAGCCCATTGAAAAAAGTAGGCCTTCGCACTCATGAAATAGCCTTGCTATTTAACCTTGCAATAGCCTTTATACCGACCTTTGCTGAAGAAATAGATAAAATATCCAAAGCGCAAATAGCCAGAGGCGCTAATTTCTCCAGTGGAAATTTATATACAAGAGCAAAAAACTTACTTCCATTATTAATTCCTTTGTTTGTAGGTACGTTTAGAAGGGCCAGTGAGCTTGCCATGGCAATGGAGGCCAGATGCTATAGCGGCGGTAATAATCGTACCAAAATGGCTGAGTTGAAATTGGAGTCAAAAGATTTTATTGCTTCCTTGTTGGCTGCTTCTTTCCTTACCTTGGTAATTTTGCAGTCCAGAGGAATACTTTTCTGATTGGAACATAAAGCCGACAGATTGAGAAGATAAGGGTTAAGGACACTCTGAAAGAAGAAGAAGGACATTACCCTTGTGATATGCTGTGTTGCGCATTTATTTAATGGTGCGTATTAGTTTGATTATATGAACTAAAACCCCGCCTTATCGCATAAGGTTGAAGGCATTTTGCAGTAAGGTGTGCAAAAATTGAAGTAATGTTTAAAAATTATGGAAATATATTCAAAATAACCGTGCATTAATTAAAAATTTGCACATAATTAGCCGGAAAACTGGTTTTTGATCTAAGATATTAGCACAATACTTGAAATTTTGCACACCTCACAGTATGATTCTTATGCGGAAAAGTATTTCAGTTATTTTTCGGCTGCTGTCTTTTGGAATATTCCATATATTGAAGCCATGCTTGCAGTTTCGCAATATTTTACATGAAATTCATAAAATTTATGAAATCCATAAAATCCATAAAACCGAAAGACTTCACTCCTTGACGATTTTGGGCTTGTTCACATAAGATTTTGCCGTTGTTGGGGTGAAGTCTTTCTTTTTTTCGAATAGCTTCCGAAAGGAAGTATCGTATTCCTATTAATTTTTTTCATATATTTTGCGAAAAATTGCTTTTTTCTTCGTTAGATAGATTGTAAAAGCTTTTACAAGGCAAAAGAAAAGGGGAAAACGATGAAGACCGATAAGGAAAATTATATAGAGCGGTTAAAAAACAGCAAAGAAGACGCCCTGGAATTCATCATGGACGAATACTTTCCTTTGGTCAAGGGCATTGTCAACCGGATTCTGCTTCCCGTCGGCAGCCGGGAGCTGGCGGAGGAATGCATCAGCGATGTCTTTCTTGCCGTCTGGTATAACGCGAAAAAATTTCAAGGGGAGAGCGAGGAAGACTTTCGCCGGTGGCTCTGCGCAGTCGCCAAATACAGGGCGGTAGACTTTTACCGCCGGGAAAAAAAGTGCATGGAAATTCCCTCCTCCGATCAGGAGAAGACTGGCCTGTTTCTGCCGGAAAAATCGGCGGAGGAACAAGTTCTTTTGAAAGAAAGTGCCAGAGAGGTGGAAAAGATGCTGAATCTTTTTTCTCCCACCGACCGCGATATCTTCATTATGAAATTTTTCTGGGGTATGCCCTCGGAAGAAATATCCCAAAAGTTAGGACTTACCAAGTCCGCTGTGGATAATCGTATTTACAGGAGCAAAAAACAACTGGTGCAAGGCGTCATGAGCTTCGGAGAAGGAGGCAATTAAAAATGAAGGATACAAAGGATATCTACGAGTTCTTTAACGACATGGATATTGATCTGAACGATTTTAAAGAGGCGGAAGTCGATGAACTGGAAAAAGCGAGGGTAAAACAGATGGTCAGGGAGAGAGTGGCCAAAAGCACCGGAGAATCCGGCAGCTCAGGCGGCGGGAAAAAAAGAAAAAAAAGGACATTTGTGGCTGCTGCGGCCGCAATCGCGGTTATGTCCGTGGGGCTCTGCGGCTTCGGGCTGGCCTTTCCCGCTTATGCCAAGGAAGTTCCCATTGTCGGCGATATTTTCCGGTTTCTGGACGGGGGGCGGACGGGCGTTTATGATTTGTATACCGCAAGCGCCCTGAATCTGGACATGGTAAAGGCGGATAACGGCATCGAGGTGACGCTGAATCAGGGTGTCTATGACGGAAGAACCCTATCCCTGACGTATACCATAAAAACGGAAAAAGATTTCGGAGAAATCCCGTATTTAGACAGTGACATCAATGTCGGCTTCTTCACTCAGGGAGTTGGGGGGAGCGAGCAGCTGAAAAAGGTTGGTCCCGGTCTTTATGTGGGGCAGAGCAACTATACATTCTTCAGCGAAAAGGAACAGGAAGACAGGGATTCCATTTCCTTCCGCTGGCGTGTTTCCGGCATAACCGGGAGAGATGAAAATGCCGGGATGGATCAAAATGAGACCACGCCCTGCAAGCTGAGTTACAGTGCAACCCTGAAGGCACTGGATAATGAAGCGGTGGACATTGCGGAAAACCAGGACAGGGCGCAGAATGTAACGATCAGCTTAAAGCGCCTCTCCGTCACCCCAATCAATACAATTCTATATTATACGGAGGAAACTCCCGGCTATGAAGCTTCCGGCAACCTGGTCCTGGATGCCGGGCAGGTGGACTGGGAAATCAAGGACGATTTAGGCAACGTCTATACGTATCAGGAAAATGGTGGACACGGAAAGATCAAGGGAGAAGTGTTTCAGGTGGAAAATGTCCTTACCCTTAACCGGTTGGATCCCAAGGCCAAAATCCTGTTTATCACACCGACTTTGAAACTGGTTCAGCCCCAGGGCGGCGGGGTGGCAATTGATGAAAATGGAAAGGAGACAGCGCTTCCATATGAAAGTCTGCCGGAAGGAACCGCGGCCGGGGAGTGGCCGATGAAGCAGATTGCCGTCGACATCAGCGCTGTAAAATAAGAATATTGTAAAAGAGGAGCGTTATCAATCCAACTGCGGATAATGAGTACAAAAACCAAAGGGGATAGGGATCTTTTATTACCGAACATCTCAAAATTTTAGATAAGAAAGGCGTCATGGGGAAAAACCGCATCGCATGGGCCTTTCACCGTGTAAAAAAGGCCAGGATTTTTATGATATCCTGGTCCTTTTTTATACCACTGGATTTCCGAGCAAGACAAGGAAGGGCAGATCGTCCAGGAAGGAAGATTCCACGGAGGGATTGCTCCATGTGGTTATAGATTGGTCAAGAAAGACCGACTGGAGAAAAACGCGAACTCTATGATCTGGAGATTAATGAAGAAGCGATCGTTGTCAAGAAAATCTTCATTATAACATGAACAACACTCATCTTATTTTCCTGATGGTTAACCAATGCTCAATTGTTAAATTACCCGGCGCATGATATATTCTAAGGGAAGAAAGCCAGTGGGAGGAAACGATTATGCGAGTGGGTAACGTCATTAGAAAATACCGCAAAGATAAAAATCTAACGCAAGAGGAAATGGCAAAACGCCTTGGGGTGACCGCTCCCGCGGTGAACAAATGGGAAAATGGCTATTCCCTGCCGGATATTTCCTTACTATCGCCTATCGCCAGATTGCTGAATATTTCCATAGATACGTTGTTGTCCCATGAAAAAGAGCTTTCCGATGCGGAAGCCAACCGGTTGGTGGAGGAAGCAAATAAAAAACTAAAAACAGAACCTTTGGACGAGGTATTTCAATGGATAAAACAATGTCTCGTCGAGTATCCAAACTGCAACTATTTGATTCTTTGGATGGCCCGGATATTTGACAGTCACCGGCAAATGACGGGACTTCCTGATGGAGAAAAATATGACGCCTACATCTTGGACTGCTATAAGCGCGCGCTGGAAAGTGACGATCAAGGGATGAGGAACGCTGCTGCCGAATCACTGTACTATTTCTACATGAACAGAGAGCAATACGAGCAGGCAGGGCAGTGTCTCACCTGTTTTTCTCAAGAAAATCCAGAGCGTAAGCGAAGACAAGCTATGATTTACAGCAAGACCGGGAGGCAGGAAGATGCATACAAAATGTTTGAAGA harbors:
- a CDS encoding energy-coupling factor transporter ATPase; this translates as MDNIIRIENLVFEYIGEEENNLRAIDNVSIDIKKGEFVAILGQNGSGKSTIARNMNALLLPSGGKVYVKGLDITNRSKLWEIRQAAGMVFQDPTSQLVSTCVEDDVAFGPENLGIKPSEIRERVNEALKLVNMENHKKRAPQLLSGGQKQKVAIAGVIAMKPDCIIFDESTAMLDPQGKKDVMNIITKLNKEEGITVVLITHFMDEAVLADRLIIMDRGTVQLDGTPKDIFTQVDKVKEFGLEIPLAAELTQRLHKRGVNIPADIISIDEMVNFLCQ
- a CDS encoding DUF4179 domain-containing protein gives rise to the protein MKDTKDIYEFFNDMDIDLNDFKEAEVDELEKARVKQMVRERVAKSTGESGSSGGGKKRKKRTFVAAAAAIAVMSVGLCGFGLAFPAYAKEVPIVGDIFRFLDGGRTGVYDLYTASALNLDMVKADNGIEVTLNQGVYDGRTLSLTYTIKTEKDFGEIPYLDSDINVGFFTQGVGGSEQLKKVGPGLYVGQSNYTFFSEKEQEDRDSISFRWRVSGITGRDENAGMDQNETTPCKLSYSATLKALDNEAVDIAENQDRAQNVTISLKRLSVTPINTILYYTEETPGYEASGNLVLDAGQVDWEIKDDLGNVYTYQENGGHGKIKGEVFQVENVLTLNRLDPKAKILFITPTLKLVQPQGGGVAIDENGKETALPYESLPEGTAAGEWPMKQIAVDISAVK
- a CDS encoding helix-turn-helix domain-containing protein; translation: MRVGNVIRKYRKDKNLTQEEMAKRLGVTAPAVNKWENGYSLPDISLLSPIARLLNISIDTLLSHEKELSDAEANRLVEEANKKLKTEPLDEVFQWIKQCLVEYPNCNYLILWMARIFDSHRQMTGLPDGEKYDAYILDCYKRALESDDQGMRNAAAESLYYFYMNREQYEQAGQCLTCFSQENPERKRRQAMIYSKTGRQEDAYKMFEELLYAGYQNLNMTLRDIYMLAMKENERNKAHMLVDKIQKLARLFEFGEYHEISPALELAVLEKNEAETLYIMERMLANLESICAFTKSSLYSHMEFKVIDAEYLIEVREDLMKGFRDEETYAYLKGNQQWRDLVG
- a CDS encoding energy-coupling factor transporter ATPase, with product MSIKVENLSHVYAEGTPNETVALDCVSFEISDNEFVGIIGHTGSSKSTLIQHINGLLKPKSGRIVINDIDIFDKGVVINDIRRKIGLVFQFPEYQLFADTVYHDIAFGPQNLGLSEAETENRVKEAISLVALDYEEIKDRSPFELSGGQKRKVAIAGVIAMKPEILILDEPTAGLDPKAHKEILQMLKQVHVAEKNITILVSHNMGDVAEFADKIIVMDKGKVALTGSPSEVYQEADLIESIGLGLPPAMVLLRKLKKRGKNVNTSAMTVDDVEKELFQLLRSN
- a CDS encoding energy-coupling factor transporter transmembrane component T family protein is translated as MQNITLGQYYPTDSFIHELDPRTKIISILMYIAGLFFINSFSGYITAVAFLILIILASKIPVKSIIDGFKPLVLVIVLTLGSNIFMTNGSIVLFQIGFIKVTQEGIVRTLFVGIRLLLLIIGSIMLTLTTKPIKLTDGLEKLLSPLKKVGLRTHEIALLFNLAIAFIPTFAEEIDKISKAQIARGANFSSGNLYTRAKNLLPLLIPLFVGTFRRASELAMAMEARCYSGGNNRTKMAELKLESKDFIASLLAASFLTLVILQSRGILF
- a CDS encoding sigma-70 family RNA polymerase sigma factor, whose product is MKTDKENYIERLKNSKEDALEFIMDEYFPLVKGIVNRILLPVGSRELAEECISDVFLAVWYNAKKFQGESEEDFRRWLCAVAKYRAVDFYRREKKCMEIPSSDQEKTGLFLPEKSAEEQVLLKESAREVEKMLNLFSPTDRDIFIMKFFWGMPSEEISQKLGLTKSAVDNRIYRSKKQLVQGVMSFGEGGN